From the Methylobacterium currus genome, one window contains:
- a CDS encoding MFS transporter yields the protein MQHTLHETAGATATGRSAALALLALAAASFGIGTTEFVIMGLLPEMAADLGVGIPKAGLLVSGYALSVTFGSPLVAVALSRLDRRRALLVLVGLFILGNALCALAPDYRLLMLARIVTALCHGAFFGLGSVVAADLVPPHRKASAIAIMFTGLTLANVLGVPFGTALGHALGWRATFWAVVGIGFVAAAALLAWLPRHLANDSGSLLSEMRVLRRTQVVLAMLLSVLASASLFSVFTYVAPLLAATAGATPSAITGVLLLFGVGLTVGNVLGGRLGDWRQMPSVIGLSLALVAVLLALVPASAALMPATALIGLWGILAFALVAPLQLRVLTAADGARNLASTVNQGAFNLGNALGAWLGGVAITVGVPYGHLPAIGAVLALAVAGVGMVAHRLDR from the coding sequence ATGCAGCACACTCTCCACGAAACAGCCGGCGCCACCGCGACCGGACGGTCCGCGGCGCTCGCCCTCCTGGCGCTCGCCGCGGCCTCCTTCGGCATCGGCACCACCGAATTCGTCATCATGGGGCTGCTGCCGGAGATGGCGGCCGATCTCGGCGTCGGCATCCCGAAGGCAGGCCTGCTGGTCTCCGGCTACGCGCTGAGCGTCACCTTCGGCTCGCCCCTGGTGGCGGTGGCCCTGTCGCGCCTCGACCGGCGCCGGGCGCTCCTGGTGCTGGTCGGCCTGTTCATCCTCGGCAACGCGCTCTGCGCGCTCGCGCCCGATTACCGCCTCCTGATGCTCGCCCGGATCGTCACGGCGCTCTGCCACGGCGCCTTCTTCGGCCTGGGCTCGGTGGTCGCCGCCGATCTCGTGCCGCCGCACCGCAAGGCCAGCGCCATCGCGATCATGTTCACCGGGCTCACGCTGGCCAACGTGCTGGGCGTTCCGTTCGGCACCGCGCTCGGCCACGCGCTCGGCTGGCGGGCGACGTTCTGGGCTGTGGTCGGCATCGGCTTCGTGGCCGCCGCCGCCCTCCTCGCCTGGCTGCCGCGGCATCTCGCCAACGACTCCGGCAGCCTGCTCTCGGAGATGAGGGTCCTGCGCCGGACGCAGGTGGTGCTCGCGATGCTGCTCAGCGTACTGGCCTCGGCGAGCCTGTTCAGCGTCTTCACCTACGTGGCGCCGCTGCTCGCCGCCACCGCCGGCGCGACCCCGTCGGCGATCACCGGCGTGCTGCTGCTGTTCGGCGTCGGCCTCACCGTCGGCAACGTCCTGGGCGGGCGCCTCGGCGACTGGCGGCAAATGCCCTCGGTGATTGGCCTGAGCCTCGCCCTCGTCGCGGTGCTGTTGGCCCTGGTGCCGGCGAGTGCCGCCTTGATGCCCGCGACGGCGCTCATCGGCCTGTGGGGAATCCTCGCCTTCGCCCTCGTGGCGCCGTTGCAGCTGCGGGTGCTCACCGCGGCGGACGGCGCCCGCAACCTCGCCTCCACGGTGAACCAGGGTGCGTTCAACCTCGGCAACGCGCTCGGCGCCTGGCTCGGGGGCGTCGCGATCACGGTCGGCGTTCCCTACGGCCACCTGCCGGCGATCGGGGCGGTGCTGGCGCTGGCGGTGGCCGGGGTGGGGATGGTGGCGCACCGCCTCGATCGCTGA
- a CDS encoding ABC transporter permease, with product MRPLQPVGGPARAALGLSFFVLFVAAWAAATLGGLVPKTFLADPVTMVQDGWLLLTRFDFLSDIGVTVWRVVGGFLLACLVAVPLGVMMGAYKPVEAFFEPFVSFARYLPASAFVPLLILWAGIGETQKLLVIFIGSVFQLILMIAVAVGNVRRDLVEAAYTLGASDTGIIRRVLIPATAPEIAEILRLVLGWAWTYVIVAELIGSSSGIGHMIIESQALLATGQIIFGIIVIGLIGLVSDFLFKAANRLLFPWKLA from the coding sequence TTGCGTCCGCTGCAGCCGGTCGGCGGCCCGGCCAGGGCCGCCCTCGGCTTGAGCTTCTTCGTGCTGTTCGTGGCGGCCTGGGCCGCCGCGACCCTCGGGGGGCTGGTCCCCAAGACCTTCCTGGCCGACCCGGTGACCATGGTCCAGGACGGCTGGCTGCTCCTCACCCGGTTCGATTTCCTGTCGGATATCGGCGTCACGGTCTGGCGGGTGGTCGGCGGCTTCCTGCTCGCCTGCCTGGTGGCGGTGCCGCTCGGGGTGATGATGGGGGCCTACAAGCCGGTCGAGGCGTTCTTCGAGCCCTTCGTCTCCTTCGCCCGCTACCTGCCGGCCTCGGCCTTCGTGCCGCTGCTGATCCTGTGGGCCGGCATCGGCGAGACGCAGAAGCTGCTCGTCATCTTCATCGGCTCGGTGTTCCAGCTGATCCTGATGATCGCGGTCGCGGTCGGCAACGTCCGGCGCGACCTCGTCGAGGCGGCCTATACGTTAGGGGCGAGCGACACCGGCATCATCCGCCGGGTGCTGATCCCGGCGACCGCTCCGGAGATCGCCGAGATCCTGCGCCTCGTGCTCGGCTGGGCCTGGACCTACGTCATCGTCGCCGAGCTGATCGGCTCCTCGTCGGGCATCGGCCACATGATCATCGAGAGCCAGGCGCTGCTCGCCACCGGCCAGATCATCTTCGGCATCATCGTCATCGGGCTGATCGGCCTCGTCTCGGACTTCCTGTTCAAGGCGGCCAACCGGCTCCTGTTTCCCTGGAAGCTCGCCTGA
- a CDS encoding NAD(P)/FAD-dependent oxidoreductase: MNGIVVVGAGQAGFQLGASLREGVYGGPVTLVGEEPGLPYGRPPLSKAYMLGKTDAAGLALRPEAYFAEHRLTVRATERAVAIDRAARRLHLASGEALPYDHLVLATGARNRPLPVPGADLPGVHQLRTLAEAEALKAALAEARSVAVVGAGFIGLEFAAVCAQTGLPVTVIEGLERPLARSVSPGMAGLIEASHRRAGTRFLFGSAVSALVGDDRVRAVALSDGREVEADLVLVGIGVLPNHDLAASAGLRIENGIAADAMLATEDPAISAVGDCASFPSPHAEGARVRIESVQNAVDGARCVAARLTGRPAAFTAVPWFWSDQGPLKLQIAGLCQPHDRAVRRGDPAAGGVSVFCYRGERLAGVESLNRPADHMIARRLIQAGRSPTPDEAADPGFDLKALALG, from the coding sequence ATGAACGGAATCGTCGTGGTCGGCGCCGGCCAGGCCGGCTTTCAGCTCGGGGCCTCCCTGCGCGAGGGCGTCTATGGCGGGCCGGTGACCCTCGTCGGCGAGGAGCCCGGCCTGCCCTATGGCCGGCCTCCCCTGTCGAAGGCCTACATGCTGGGCAAGACCGACGCGGCGGGCCTCGCCCTCCGGCCGGAGGCCTACTTCGCCGAGCATCGGCTGACGGTGCGCGCGACGGAGCGCGCGGTCGCGATCGACCGGGCGGCGCGCCGCCTCCACCTCGCCTCCGGGGAGGCGCTTCCCTACGATCACCTCGTCCTGGCGACCGGTGCCCGCAACCGCCCGCTGCCGGTCCCCGGCGCCGATCTGCCGGGGGTCCACCAGCTGCGGACGCTGGCCGAGGCCGAGGCCCTGAAGGCGGCGCTCGCCGAGGCGCGATCGGTCGCCGTGGTGGGCGCCGGCTTCATCGGGCTCGAATTCGCGGCGGTCTGCGCCCAGACAGGTCTTCCGGTCACGGTGATCGAGGGGCTGGAGCGCCCCCTCGCCCGCTCGGTCTCGCCCGGCATGGCGGGGCTGATCGAGGCCTCCCACCGCCGGGCGGGCACGCGCTTCCTGTTCGGGAGCGCCGTCTCGGCCCTCGTCGGGGACGACCGGGTCCGGGCGGTGGCGCTCTCCGACGGCCGCGAGGTCGAGGCCGACCTCGTCCTTGTCGGCATCGGCGTCCTGCCGAACCACGATCTCGCGGCATCGGCCGGTCTGCGGATCGAGAACGGGATCGCGGCCGACGCGATGCTCGCGACCGAGGACCCGGCGATCTCGGCGGTCGGCGACTGCGCCAGCTTCCCCTCGCCCCATGCGGAAGGCGCGCGGGTGCGGATCGAATCGGTGCAGAACGCCGTCGACGGCGCCCGCTGCGTCGCTGCCCGCCTCACCGGGCGGCCCGCCGCCTTCACGGCGGTGCCGTGGTTCTGGAGCGACCAGGGACCGCTCAAGCTCCAGATCGCCGGCCTGTGCCAGCCGCACGACCGCGCGGTGCGCCGAGGCGACCCGGCAGCCGGCGGCGTGTCGGTGTTCTGCTATCGCGGCGAACGCCTCGCCGGCGTCGAATCCCTCAACCGCCCGGCCGACCACATGATCGCCCGGCGCCTGATCCAGGCTGGCCGGAGCCCGACGCCCGACGAGGCGGCGGATCCCGGCTTCGACCTCAAGGCCCTGGCGCTGGGCTGA
- a CDS encoding helix-turn-helix domain-containing protein: MNGADDITAAQLRRARDLLGWSEDDLALRANVDAESIRHFEAGRYPPSPEQRAAIRGALVAAGVELTDGAYPDARLRPDDAPDKGIHPSELTTENDR, from the coding sequence GTGAACGGCGCAGACGACATCACGGCGGCGCAGCTGCGCCGGGCGCGGGACCTGCTGGGCTGGTCGGAGGACGACCTGGCCTTGCGCGCCAATGTCGACGCGGAGAGCATCCGCCACTTCGAGGCGGGCCGCTACCCGCCGTCGCCCGAGCAGCGGGCCGCGATCCGCGGCGCCCTGGTGGCGGCGGGGGTGGAGCTGACCGACGGCGCCTATCCGGACGCCCGGCTGCGCCCGGACGATGCGCCGGACAAGGGCATCCATCCGAGCGAGCTCACCACCGAGAACGACCGCTGA
- a CDS encoding protein-disulfide reductase DsbD family protein yields MPRLAPLLALLASCLTAGAATAQGLRPAKYADLVRAELITQEGAVAPGATLTAGVRLTMKPGWHVYWRNPGDSGLPPEIAWSLPTGFSAGSVAWPAPERIPVGDLMNFGYEGEVLLTVPVTAPGTLGPGPVPLKAKVSYLVCERECVPGEAALSTSLPVAPAGTSPRPDPRTAALFAQARERLPAPAPWPVRMVQDGATPVLTVEAPDLGARDVAFFPYSETALEHAAAQVATSDATGLHLRLQRSSQAGADAPAPRADGVLTFTEETGSGPVRRAYALGEEAPAPASAASAAPDTATAPVAATAPVEAEGLWQAAFLAFLGGLLLNLMPCVFPVLSIKVLSLVRHSGESSGRVRLHGLAYAVGVLATFLSLAGLLIALRAGGAQIGWGFQLQSPLVVAGLAYGLFAMGLSLSGVWHLGGRAASLGDGLTRRAGLEGSFFTGVLATVVATPCTAPFMGAAVGYGLTQGAAVALTVFAALGLGLALPFALLAAWPAGLRRLPRPGAWMETLKGLLAFPLYLTVAWLVWVLSQQVGPTGLMAALTGLVLVAFCAWTIERGRMAGPLARRGAHVAVLLGLLGLAGLLAALDQDRAGPVAVASVDGIEPFSQTRLDALLAERRPVFVNMTAAWCITCQVNDRATLRAAPVRAAFKAHDVAQLKGDWTNQNPEITRVLEANGRSGVPLYLLYDGRGGVAVLPQILTEATIRDALAALPAGTGPRAALP; encoded by the coding sequence ATGCCCCGCCTCGCGCCCCTCCTCGCCCTTCTCGCCTCCTGCCTCACCGCGGGAGCCGCCACCGCGCAGGGCCTGCGGCCCGCGAAATATGCCGACCTCGTCCGGGCCGAGCTGATCACGCAGGAGGGCGCCGTCGCGCCGGGCGCGACTCTCACGGCCGGCGTGCGGCTGACGATGAAGCCGGGCTGGCACGTCTACTGGCGCAATCCCGGCGATTCGGGCCTGCCGCCGGAGATCGCCTGGTCGCTGCCGACGGGATTTTCCGCCGGCAGCGTCGCGTGGCCGGCGCCGGAGCGGATCCCGGTCGGCGACCTGATGAATTTCGGCTACGAGGGCGAGGTGCTGCTCACGGTGCCGGTAACGGCGCCCGGGACGCTCGGTCCGGGGCCGGTCCCGCTCAAGGCCAAGGTCTCCTACCTCGTCTGCGAGCGCGAATGCGTGCCGGGCGAGGCCGCGCTCTCGACGAGCCTGCCGGTGGCGCCGGCCGGGACCAGCCCGCGGCCCGATCCCCGGACCGCCGCCCTGTTCGCGCAAGCCCGCGAGCGGCTGCCGGCGCCCGCTCCCTGGCCGGTCCGGATGGTGCAGGACGGCGCGACGCCGGTCCTGACCGTCGAGGCGCCGGACCTCGGGGCCCGCGACGTCGCGTTCTTCCCCTATTCCGAGACCGCCCTGGAGCATGCCGCCGCGCAGGTCGCGACGAGCGACGCCACGGGTCTGCACCTGCGCCTCCAGCGCAGCAGCCAGGCTGGCGCCGACGCGCCGGCACCCCGGGCCGACGGCGTGCTGACCTTCACGGAGGAGACCGGGTCCGGCCCGGTCCGCCGCGCCTATGCGCTGGGCGAGGAGGCGCCCGCGCCGGCGAGTGCCGCTTCTGCCGCACCGGACACCGCGACCGCCCCGGTCGCCGCGACCGCCCCGGTCGAGGCCGAGGGGTTGTGGCAGGCGGCGTTCCTCGCCTTCCTGGGCGGGCTCCTGCTCAACCTGATGCCCTGCGTCTTCCCGGTCCTGTCGATCAAGGTCTTGAGCCTTGTGCGCCACTCAGGGGAAAGTTCGGGCCGGGTGCGGCTGCACGGCCTCGCCTACGCAGTGGGCGTCCTCGCCACGTTCCTGAGCCTCGCCGGTCTGCTGATCGCGCTCAGGGCCGGCGGCGCGCAGATCGGCTGGGGCTTCCAGCTGCAATCGCCCCTGGTCGTGGCCGGCCTCGCCTACGGGCTGTTCGCCATGGGGTTGAGCCTGTCGGGGGTCTGGCATCTCGGCGGCCGGGCGGCGTCGCTCGGCGACGGCTTGACCCGGCGCGCCGGGCTCGAGGGCTCGTTCTTCACCGGGGTGCTGGCGACCGTGGTCGCCACGCCCTGCACCGCGCCGTTCATGGGCGCGGCGGTCGGCTACGGCCTGACGCAAGGGGCGGCGGTGGCCCTCACGGTGTTCGCGGCGCTCGGCCTCGGCCTCGCCCTGCCCTTCGCCCTGCTGGCAGCCTGGCCGGCCGGCTTGCGACGCCTGCCGCGGCCGGGCGCCTGGATGGAGACCCTGAAGGGCCTCCTCGCCTTCCCGCTCTACCTCACGGTGGCGTGGCTGGTCTGGGTGCTGAGCCAGCAGGTCGGGCCGACCGGGCTGATGGCAGCCCTCACCGGCCTCGTGCTGGTGGCGTTCTGCGCCTGGACGATCGAGCGCGGGCGGATGGCCGGCCCCCTCGCCCGGCGCGGCGCGCACGTCGCAGTGCTCCTCGGACTCCTCGGTCTCGCCGGCCTGCTGGCGGCCCTCGATCAGGACCGCGCCGGCCCGGTGGCGGTCGCGAGCGTCGACGGGATCGAGCCGTTCAGCCAGACCCGGCTCGACGCGCTGCTCGCCGAGCGCCGGCCGGTCTTCGTCAACATGACGGCGGCGTGGTGCATCACCTGCCAGGTCAACGACCGCGCCACCTTGCGGGCCGCGCCGGTGCGCGCCGCCTTCAAGGCGCACGACGTGGCGCAGCTCAAGGGCGACTGGACCAACCAGAACCCGGAGATCACCCGGGTGCTGGAGGCCAACGGCCGCTCGGGCGTGCCGCTCTACCTGCTCTATGACGGGCGCGGCGGCGTCGCGGTGCTGCCGCAGATCCTGACCGAGGCGACGATCCGCGACGCGCTGGCGGCCTTGCCGGCCGGGACGGGACCGCGGGCCGCCCTACCCTGA
- a CDS encoding alpha/beta hydrolase — protein MSPALVVHATGPGGRLEGTWQSASPGAPVLLIIPGSGPTDRDGNNPGGVTAGTYRLLAEGLAARGIASLRIDKRGMYGSRLAAADPNAVTFGDYVDDVRAWIAEIRRRDAAAPVWLLGHSEGGLVALAAARTSPSLAGLILAAVPGRPLGAVLREQLAADPANAGILAEALDALARFEHGKRVETVSPMLQPLFRPAVQGFLISMLRVDPAALIAQARVPVLILQGARDIQVGRADAETLHRACPASRLVVLAEANHVLKPVASDDRAANIAAYRDPGLPLAEGAVDAIAAMVGGGTAVP, from the coding sequence ATGTCCCCTGCCCTCGTCGTTCACGCCACCGGCCCCGGCGGTCGGCTCGAAGGCACTTGGCAGTCGGCGTCGCCCGGCGCACCCGTCCTCCTCATCATCCCGGGTTCTGGGCCGACCGATCGCGACGGCAACAACCCGGGCGGCGTGACGGCCGGCACCTACCGCCTCCTCGCCGAGGGGCTGGCGGCGCGCGGCATCGCCTCCCTGCGGATCGACAAGCGCGGCATGTATGGCAGCCGGCTCGCCGCCGCCGATCCCAACGCGGTGACATTCGGCGACTACGTCGACGACGTCCGGGCCTGGATCGCGGAGATCCGCCGGCGCGACGCGGCGGCGCCGGTCTGGCTCCTCGGCCACAGCGAGGGCGGGCTGGTGGCCCTGGCGGCGGCGCGGACCTCGCCCAGCCTTGCCGGACTGATCCTGGCGGCGGTGCCGGGCCGCCCGCTCGGCGCGGTGCTCCGCGAGCAGCTCGCCGCCGACCCGGCCAATGCGGGCATCCTGGCCGAGGCGCTCGACGCGCTGGCCCGCTTCGAGCATGGCAAGCGGGTCGAGACCGTGAGCCCGATGCTGCAGCCGCTGTTCCGCCCCGCGGTGCAGGGCTTCCTGATCAGCATGCTCCGGGTCGATCCTGCGGCGCTGATCGCGCAGGCGCGGGTGCCGGTGCTCATCCTGCAGGGCGCGCGCGACATCCAGGTCGGTCGTGCCGACGCGGAAACCCTGCACCGCGCGTGCCCCGCGTCCCGCCTGGTGGTGCTGGCCGAGGCCAACCACGTCCTCAAGCCCGTCGCATCGGACGACCGGGCTGCGAACATCGCCGCCTACCGGGATCCAGGCCTGCCCCTTGCCGAGGGAGCGGTCGATGCGATCGCCGCCATGGTGGGCGGCGGGACAGCCGTTCCCTGA
- a CDS encoding zinc-dependent alcohol dehydrogenase family protein, whose amino-acid sequence MKAFVVRKPGGLDRLEIAERPDPGAPGPGEIRVAIHATSLNFHDLLVASGRSPTEDGRVLMSDGAGTVEAVGPGVTEFAPGDAVVSCFFPHWADGLPQGPVGTFAQVPGDGVDGFALAHAVRPAGAFTRAPRGWDHTESATITTAGLTAWRALVGDGGLKAGDTVLALGTGGVSVAALQIAKAMGAAVIVTSSSDAKLERVRALGADHTINYRTTPEWGRAVRDWTGGAGVDHVVEVGGPGTLAQSIEAVRVGGHIALIGVLTGRAGEVPTSALMAKQARLQGLIVGSRRQQQDYVAALDRTGIRPVIDRTYAFAELPEAFRHQESGSHFGKLCVAW is encoded by the coding sequence ATGAAGGCCTTCGTCGTCCGCAAGCCCGGCGGCCTCGACCGGCTCGAGATCGCCGAGCGGCCCGATCCCGGCGCGCCGGGCCCCGGCGAGATCCGGGTCGCGATCCACGCGACCTCGCTCAACTTCCACGACCTGCTGGTGGCGAGCGGGCGCTCCCCCACCGAGGACGGCCGGGTGCTGATGTCGGACGGGGCCGGCACCGTCGAGGCGGTCGGCCCCGGCGTCACCGAGTTCGCCCCCGGCGACGCGGTGGTCTCCTGCTTCTTCCCGCACTGGGCGGACGGGCTGCCTCAAGGACCGGTCGGCACTTTCGCTCAGGTGCCCGGCGACGGGGTCGACGGCTTCGCCCTCGCGCATGCGGTCCGGCCCGCCGGCGCCTTCACCCGCGCGCCGCGCGGCTGGGACCACACGGAATCCGCCACCATCACCACCGCCGGCCTCACGGCCTGGCGGGCCCTCGTCGGCGACGGCGGCCTGAAGGCTGGCGATACGGTGCTGGCGCTGGGCACCGGCGGCGTCTCGGTCGCGGCCCTGCAGATCGCCAAGGCGATGGGCGCCGCGGTGATCGTCACCTCCTCCTCCGACGCCAAGCTCGAGCGGGTGCGGGCGCTCGGCGCCGACCACACCATCAACTACCGGACGACGCCGGAATGGGGCCGGGCGGTGCGCGATTGGACCGGGGGCGCCGGCGTCGACCACGTCGTCGAGGTCGGCGGGCCCGGTACCCTGGCGCAGTCGATCGAGGCGGTCCGCGTCGGCGGCCATATCGCGCTGATCGGCGTGCTCACCGGGCGGGCCGGCGAGGTCCCGACCTCCGCGCTGATGGCCAAGCAGGCCCGGCTCCAGGGCCTGATCGTCGGCAGCCGGCGCCAGCAGCAGGATTACGTCGCGGCCCTCGACCGGACCGGGATCCGCCCGGTGATCGACCGCACCTATGCCTTCGCCGAGCTGCCCGAGGCCTTCCGCCACCAGGAGAGCGGGAGCCATTTCGGCAAGCTCTGCGTCGCCTGGTAG
- a CDS encoding ABC transporter substrate-binding protein: MRAVAAGLGMAVALAASAEAQETKVTVGLSGWTGFAPLTLAKEAGIFKKNGLDVSLKKIPQASRHLAIRSGDVQCAATTVETWVVWNANGVPTKQIFQLDKSYGADGLAVRNDVASIKDLKGKTVAASVPGTAPYFGLAWILKANGLSLKDVKVVNLEPGPAAQAFIAGQNDAAMTYEPYLSSVRAAPQAGKIIATTLDYPMVMDTFGCTPDFLDQNPKAAKALADSYFEALDMIAKDPQKSYEIMGADVKQTGEAFGNSAKFLRWQDRAANKAFFGGEIQTFSEKAADLLLEIGVIRQKPDIGGLVDGRFVQ; this comes from the coding sequence ATGAGGGCGGTTGCCGCAGGGCTGGGAATGGCCGTCGCACTGGCGGCGTCGGCTGAGGCGCAGGAGACGAAGGTGACGGTCGGCCTGTCCGGCTGGACCGGCTTCGCCCCGCTGACGCTCGCCAAGGAAGCCGGCATCTTCAAGAAGAACGGCCTCGACGTCTCGCTCAAGAAGATCCCGCAGGCGAGCCGCCACCTCGCCATCCGCTCCGGCGATGTGCAATGCGCCGCCACCACGGTCGAGACCTGGGTGGTCTGGAACGCCAACGGCGTGCCGACGAAGCAGATCTTCCAGCTCGACAAGTCCTACGGGGCGGACGGCCTCGCGGTGCGCAACGACGTGGCGTCGATCAAGGACCTGAAGGGCAAGACGGTCGCGGCCTCGGTCCCCGGCACCGCGCCGTATTTCGGCCTCGCCTGGATCCTGAAGGCCAACGGCCTGTCCCTCAAGGACGTGAAGGTCGTCAACCTCGAGCCGGGACCTGCCGCGCAGGCCTTCATCGCCGGCCAGAACGACGCCGCGATGACCTACGAGCCCTATCTCTCGTCGGTGCGCGCCGCGCCGCAGGCCGGCAAGATCATCGCCACCACCCTCGACTACCCGATGGTGATGGACACCTTCGGCTGCACCCCCGACTTCCTCGACCAGAACCCGAAGGCCGCGAAGGCGCTGGCCGACAGTTACTTCGAGGCGCTCGACATGATCGCCAAGGACCCGCAAAAGTCCTACGAGATCATGGGCGCCGACGTGAAGCAGACGGGGGAGGCCTTCGGCAATTCCGCGAAGTTCCTGCGCTGGCAGGATCGCGCCGCCAACAAGGCGTTCTTCGGCGGCGAGATCCAGACCTTCTCGGAGAAGGCGGCGGACCTGCTGCTCGAGATCGGGGTAATCCGGCAGAAGCCCGACATCGGCGGGCTCGTCGACGGCCGCTTCGTGCAGTGA
- a CDS encoding SDR family oxidoreductase, protein MSGTTRPTVVVTGGSAGVGRAVAVAFGRRGWNVGIVARGRAGIEAAVEEVRAVGGQALGYRADVADPAAVDRAADAFAQEFGGIDVWVNNAMVTVYAEVEHTTPEEFRRVTEVTYLGQVHGTLAALRHMREADRGTIVHVGSALAYRSIPLQSAYCAAKSAVRGFVDSLRTELLHHRSRIRLTMVQLPAVNTPQFDWARSRLPRKLEPVPPIFQPEAIAEEILSAAHDAPRELWIGTPSWLAIFGAQAAPAFSDHYLARHGYRGEMTSEAAERGRPDNLFEPVDARRDHGAHGRFDARAKGRVVAADPMWLHLGMIAAAGLIGGTALAAARRSGREQSRIAR, encoded by the coding sequence ATGAGCGGAACAACGCGCCCCACCGTCGTGGTGACCGGCGGCAGCGCCGGGGTCGGGCGCGCCGTCGCGGTCGCGTTCGGGCGGCGGGGCTGGAACGTCGGCATCGTGGCGCGCGGCCGGGCCGGGATCGAGGCGGCGGTCGAGGAGGTGCGGGCGGTCGGCGGGCAGGCGCTGGGCTACCGCGCCGACGTCGCCGACCCGGCGGCGGTCGACCGCGCGGCCGACGCCTTCGCGCAGGAATTCGGCGGCATCGACGTCTGGGTCAACAACGCCATGGTGACGGTCTATGCCGAGGTCGAGCACACGACCCCGGAGGAGTTCCGGCGCGTCACCGAGGTCACCTATCTGGGCCAGGTCCACGGCACGCTCGCGGCCCTGCGGCACATGCGCGAGGCCGACCGCGGCACCATCGTGCATGTCGGCTCGGCCCTGGCCTACCGGTCGATCCCGCTGCAATCGGCCTATTGCGCCGCCAAGTCGGCGGTGCGCGGCTTCGTCGACAGCCTGCGCACCGAATTGCTGCACCACCGCAGCCGCATCCGGCTCACCATGGTGCAGCTGCCGGCGGTGAACACGCCGCAATTCGACTGGGCCCGCTCGCGCCTGCCGCGCAAGCTCGAGCCGGTGCCGCCGATCTTCCAGCCCGAGGCGATCGCCGAGGAGATCCTGAGCGCCGCCCACGACGCGCCGCGCGAGCTGTGGATCGGCACCCCGTCCTGGCTCGCGATCTTCGGCGCGCAAGCCGCGCCCGCCTTCAGCGACCACTACCTCGCCCGCCACGGCTATCGCGGCGAGATGACCTCCGAGGCGGCGGAACGCGGCCGGCCCGACAACCTGTTCGAGCCGGTCGATGCCCGCCGCGATCACGGCGCCCACGGCCGGTTCGACGCGCGGGCGAAGGGCCGCGTCGTCGCCGCGGACCCGATGTGGCTGCATCTCGGGATGATCGCGGCGGCGGGGCTGATCGGCGGGACGGCGCTGGCGGCGGCGCGGCGGAGCGGGCGGGAACAGTCTCGCATCGCCAGATGA
- a CDS encoding ABC transporter ATP-binding protein, with product MRDTIEVAVEGVARVFPGHRGAKPVQALSPTTLSVAKNDFITILGPSGCGKSTLLRIVAGLDRPSAGRVLIEGREVRGPGPDRGMVFQSYTLFPWLTVAENIGFGLRERGVPAAERREIVAAYLDKVGLRGFEGHYPKQLSGGMQQRTAIARALANDPAILLLDEPFGALDNQTRGLMQELLLGIWERERKTVIFVTHDIEEAIFMASRVIVMTARPGRIKADVPVDLGHPRHYTIKTSPDFSRLKAQLTEEIRAEAVLAAREH from the coding sequence ATGCGGGACACGATCGAGGTCGCGGTCGAGGGCGTGGCGCGGGTCTTCCCCGGCCACCGCGGCGCCAAACCCGTGCAGGCCCTCAGCCCTACGACCCTCTCCGTCGCCAAGAACGACTTCATCACCATCCTCGGGCCGTCGGGCTGCGGAAAGTCGACGCTGCTCCGCATCGTCGCCGGGCTCGACCGGCCGAGCGCCGGCCGCGTGCTGATCGAGGGGCGCGAGGTGCGCGGGCCCGGCCCCGACCGGGGCATGGTGTTCCAGTCCTACACCCTGTTCCCCTGGCTGACGGTCGCGGAGAATATCGGCTTCGGTCTGCGCGAGCGCGGCGTGCCCGCAGCGGAGCGCCGCGAGATCGTCGCGGCCTATCTCGACAAGGTGGGCCTGCGCGGCTTCGAGGGGCATTACCCCAAGCAGCTCTCCGGCGGCATGCAGCAGCGCACCGCCATCGCACGGGCGCTCGCCAACGATCCCGCCATCCTGCTCCTCGACGAGCCGTTCGGGGCGCTGGACAACCAGACCCGCGGGCTGATGCAGGAATTGCTGCTCGGCATCTGGGAGCGCGAGCGCAAGACCGTGATCTTCGTCACCCACGACATCGAGGAGGCGATCTTCATGGCCTCGCGGGTGATCGTGATGACGGCCCGCCCCGGGCGGATCAAGGCCGACGTGCCGGTCGATCTCGGCCATCCGCGCCACTACACGATCAAGACGAGCCCCGATTTCTCGCGGCTGAAGGCGCAGCTCACCGAGGAGATCCGGGCCGAGGCAGTGCTGGCGGCGCGGGAGCATTGA